The sequence below is a genomic window from Borrelia sp. A-FGy1.
GTTTTCTAGATAAAAGTTCACTTCCTAAATCTCCATGTCTTATTCTAGAATATTTCGGTTTTATTAGACCAAGATGTCGCTATGAACGTGTATTAACCCCTATAGGGAATAATGAATTTAGCATTTACGAAGTCTATATCAATTCCCTTGATACTGTGCATCATATAGCAAAATGTAAAAAGAAAATCTTATATGACAGTAGAGATATGGCTAGTCTAGGCATTAAATCTCGTAATATATCAAAAAGAGTATTCTCATATTTAAGTATTAATGCCCAGTATGCATTTCAATTGCCTTAAGTATCAATTAATCTCATATTTTAACTAAAATTATGTTAAGATTTTAACTTAGGATTTATGAAGAGCAAGATTTATAAGGGGAAATATGTGAAATATTATAAACCTTTTATTGAAGGTGAGGTTAACGTTAGTGATATCGCACGCATAGAGGGTGTCAGCTATTCTAGTGCAAGTAAAGCTATGAATAAATGCCTTAGTTCTTACAGACAAACACAAAAA
It includes:
- a CDS encoding DUF261 family protein, with protein sequence MVKEITKIKQHNTILDTNIRRLGGYYLSLLFYINYFTGEIDFTAEDINKYYFLFLKKGFLDKSSLPKSPCLILEYFGFIRPRCRYERVLTPIGNNEFSIYEVYINSLDTVHHIAKCKKKILYDSRDMASLGIKSRNISKRVFSYLSINAQYAFQLP